The Pogona vitticeps strain Pit_001003342236 chromosome 7, PviZW2.1, whole genome shotgun sequence genome segment TAGGTAAGGCTTACATGGTGGCTGGAAGAGGGCACTGCCCATCTGCGGCATGGTAGGATTTCAGGATCCTGCAGGGAATTGCTTTCGAGGTGTAGAAAGCGCAGCACAGCATTGTCCTTcctggaacagaagggggggcaGAAGGGAATGAGGGGGAAGGGCAGCGGGGaggtcccccctccccaccatggATCTGGGAACCTTGATGAGAGAAGCACCCCGGAGCAAGCGACCCAAGGCAGGGCCAGATTTGGGcccccaaagcaggcaaaaggCTCGGCTCGTCGCCATGGGGAAATCGGGAGCGCCCTTTGCAAGCCCATTTCAGGGGGGACTGTGCGGCCAGCCTTGTATGCCTTgcggggtgtgggtgtggggagGAGGCCCCTACCCCGATCTTCCCTGCTCCTCCTAAGAATTGTACGCAGGGGAGGAAAGAGTGGCCTTGACTCACCAGCGTTGTTGTCCTGGGCGAGAGCAAAGGGAGCcatcaggaggaagaggaggagggccaCCCCATAGATCTTCATGTTGTGTGTGGGGAGAGACATCCAAGTCTCTGCAGGGCAGTTCCCGGTGccgtcttcttcctcttcttcgctGGTCGCTGCGATTCTCCAGACTCAACTCGGGACTCTGCCCTTTTTATAGATAAGTTCGGCCAAAGCCTTGGGTTGCCAGTGACGCCACCCTTCAGCCACAAGACCTGACGACACCAGGGGGGCAGCGGGTTCAGGAAATCGTGGGAGGGAGCAGGCGGGAAGAGCGTTTCCTAGGAAAGTCGGGCTCCCTCCACCCTTCTGGCAGCCCCCAGTGAAGAAGGGATGCCAAGAGACCAAGGATGGGCACCGCGTGCCGTTTATCAGTCCCATTGACAGGTCCACCCTTTCTGTGTAAACAgagggcttaaaaaaaaacaacagaggaaACCACTCGTTAGGTTTAAAAGACAGCTGCAGACACGGCATTTCGGTCAGAAAAATGGAAGTGTTTGTGGATGGTTCTTTTGTTTGCTCTAAAGTCCTCCTCAGCCAGAGCAGAGACGGCCACAAGCCAGAGAAGGCCGTACGCCTCCGGAGAGGCCTGAGAAAGAGGGGCGGATTCAACGCCATCCTAGATTCCTTTCTCAGCCGCTTCGATGCTCGCACCCCAAACCCCTGTGCTGTCTTTTAGCTCTGCTGATGGGAAGTGTGAGGAAGAGCGGCAGGGATAACTCTTGAAGCGCAGAGGTGATGTCGCAGGACTTCAAGGAATCATGGGAGGGAACACGAAGGAGAAGGCTACTTACGAAGAGCGTTATTGCCTTTGATCTGGTATCTGGAAGGGAGGAAGTGGCGGCAGCCGTAAGAACCAGGGGGTGGCAGATGGACCCACGGCGGTGTTAACTGGTAGCATGGCTTGGTTGCATTTGCTGCTTTCTTTGTACAGGAAACTAGTGGCTTCCCTTCACTTTGGCATCTGATGGCCCAGGAGTGATGATGTTTGAAGCTAGAAGATGCCAAGATACAGGGCAGGACGTGAAGTCCTCTTGGCATCTTTTGGAGCAATCTCTGGAGTTTCTGGAAAAAATTCATTTTGTGAGCTAATCTTTGCTGTTGCAGCTTTAAATAAATGACACACCCGTTTCTATTGAAATATGTGTTCCTTACCCTAATATCTGTTCCAGGGGTGCTCGGTGTTCTGGAAGGCGTTCATAATGTCCCTCTCTAAGTCTTAATTGCTGTAGGTCAAAAAATATGCAAGTGTTTCTCCCttgccatttcccttttcctcagaCACCAGAAAAGACATGCAGCATCCCTTCTGAATTCTGAAATATGGCTCTCGGGTTGACAGAGGTTAGTGGTTAGACAACCCTTGCTTTCTTCGACATTTGTACGTGTTGGAGGCGATCCTTAGAGCTGCTAAGGTAGCATGTTTTTCTGCACAGAGCATGTCAGACTCACATTAAGGAGCCCCCAGACACCCAAAATTGACTCGCCAACAAAACACATGATCTGAACTTAGGCCATTAAAGCCAGTACACTGCAGGCTGCAATACAGAGGTGTGGCTACTGGATGGAGTCACTTCAGAAGTGTAAGTACCCAATGACAAGTTGGCCAACAGAGGGGAGACACTgagtaggctttttaaaaagaggctgcaGTACAAATGGTGACCACCAGAGGGAGATAAAGAGCGGGTTCATAAACACCAGGCTGCAATGGCCGGGTTTGGCCACCGGAGGGAGACAGCCAGTTCCTAAATATCAgtctccctccagtggccaaaGGCTGCCATTGTAGCCTTTTATTCATGAACCTGGTTAGGGTCTCCCTCTTGTGGTCACTCCCTGCTATTGCGATGTACCAACAAAACTGACTTATTTCATGCTAGAAAAAATGAATACAGCCACCACATTTGGAAAACATTTggtttattgctttttttaaaaaaaattaaagcaccaTCTCAAAGCACTGTACATCCACTGTTGTCCCTCCTCCCTTCTTAAGCTGCCTGCAGTTGTTTTGGGATGACTAAAGATGTGACGGGACAACCCTCACCCAAAATTTGTGGAGTCAGTTTCCTCCACTTACCGCGCCTTCCACTTGGTATGGGCCTGGAAATTGGTACTAACCCACAACCCACTCAACTCCACTGAGCCCTCCACAGGCAGATCTCCTGGGGAAGCACCACATGAAGTGTGCATTCATTGCCCCCTTGGCCAAAAAAGAAATCCTGACCGGTATCTGCAAGTGAACGTCTAACATATCTTCGGTCTTAAATTCGTGGAAACTGCAGCTATGACTCTGGGAAGCACAAGGAGAGAGGTTGTTGGTGATAACGCTTTAGAAAGAAAgagatctcaaaaaaaaaaaaaaaaagaaagaaatttttttaacaaaaaacatACTATTAAAAaaagtgctgcttttttttaaaaaaagtctctgcccgcccaccaccaaaaaagaggaaagggcaCAATGCAGCTCCTTGGAAAAACCttcaatttgttttcttctctatagtttttttttaaaggtcaataTGACCTCTGTCCATTTCTACTTTTGAGCCACTGAAAATGGTGTTTGTGGGAAATGTGACTTCCAGAGGTTTCTGCCTCGAACCACTGAgcggctggcttttctcctggtgGGGCAGCCGCCTTCCTTTCCCGTCCCGTCCCGAGGAGGTCCTCCACAGCGCTCTGCAC includes the following:
- the LOC140701673 gene encoding C-C motif chemokine 5-like isoform X2: MSLPTHNMKIYGVALLLFLLMAPFALAQDNNAGRTMLCCAFYTSKAIPCRILKSYHAADGQCPLPATIFVSRNNKKICANPEDKWVQKCQRELPPPEY